Part of the Effusibacillus pohliae DSM 22757 genome is shown below.
TCGGCAGTTCCCCGGCAAACAGAAACCGCTTCGGAATTTTGTATCCCGCCAGCTTGCCGCTGCAGTACGCTTTCAGTTCCTCCACCGTCACATGGCTGCCGGGCGTGAGCACCACGACGGCCGTCACCGCTTCCCCCCATTTTTCGTCCGGCAGGCCTACGACCGCTGCTTCGCTCACCGCCGGATGCGACTGCAGCACATGTTCCACCTCCAGCGGATAGACATTCTCGCCGCCGGTGATGATCATGTCTTTCTTGCGGCCCACGATATAATAGAAGCCATCCTTATCGCGGCGGCCCACATCCCCGGTCCGCAGCCACCCGTCGCAGAACGTCCGGGCCGTTACCTCTGGCTGGTTCCAGTAACCGGAAAACACATGCGGTCCCGCGATCCAGACCTCTCCCTCCTGCCCGTCCACCACATCCCGGCCATGTTCATCCACAAGCCGGATCCAGTTGTGGAACATCGGTTTTCCGACCGAGCCGATTTTTCGTATGGCGTCCTGCGGGTCGATGCAAAAATTGTTCGGTCCCGCTTCCGTCAATCCGTACCCTTCCTTGAAGCGCAGCCCTTTCGCCCAAAATGCCCGATAAATCGGATGCGGACACGGCGCCCCGCCGGACAGAAACGTGTGCATCGAGGCGAAGGACGCTTTTGCAAACTCCGGCGTTTGGATCAGCATATGGTACATGGTCGGCACAAACAGGGCGATCGTACAGTTCTCCTGCTCCAAGACGCGGATCACCGCTGGCGGATCAAACTCCCGGCCAATCACCACCGTCCCCCCCGCATACAGCACCGGGGTGGCCAGAGCGTTCAAACCGCCCGTGTGAAACATCGGGAGATACACCGGAGTCACGTCCTGTTCGGTGATTCCCCAGCTGATCACCGTGTTGATCGCGTTCCACGTGATCGCCCGATGCGACAAAATCGCCCCCTTCGGCGTTCCAGTGGTGCCGCCCGTATAAATGATCGCCCAGGGATCTTCCATATCGGCGTGCGTATCCCGCACCGTCCCGTCGAAAGCACCCTGGCCCGCGCGTTTCCCCAGCTCATCCGCCAGCGCCGCTTGGTACTGCCGCTCGCCCCAAACATGCTGAACCGCCGCCTGCCGCACCAGTTCGGCTGCCG
Proteins encoded:
- a CDS encoding acyl-CoA synthetase, encoding RASDWLASRARLTPGKLAVVEASSGLRLTYEQLQRRVSALAGCLRQLGVGKGDRIALLANNSVKHFDLLFAAGKIGAVFVPLNYRFAVPELAYVLTDCTPVLLVYEEPYAAAAAELVRQAAVQHVWGERQYQAALADELGKRAGQGAFDGTVRDTHADMEDPWAIIYTGGTTGTPKGAILSHRAITWNAINTVISWGITEQDVTPVYLPMFHTGGLNALATPVLYAGGTVVIGREFDPPAVIRVLEQENCTIALFVPTMYHMLIQTPEFAKASFASMHTFLSGGAPCPHPIYRAFWAKGLRFKEGYGLTEAGPNNFCIDPQDAIRKIGSVGKPMFHNWIRLVDEHGRDVVDGQEGEVWIAGPHVFSGYWNQPEVTARTFCDGWLRTGDVGRRDKDGFYYIVGRKKDMIITGGENVYPLEVEHVLQSHPAVSEAAVVGLPDEKWGEAVTAVVVLTPGSHVTVEELKAYCSGKLAGYKIPKRFLFAGELPKTAVGKIDKKQLVSLYTEQKAGGSQPA